Proteins from a single region of Amblyomma americanum isolate KBUSLIRL-KWMA chromosome 10, ASM5285725v1, whole genome shotgun sequence:
- the LOC144106908 gene encoding uncharacterized protein LOC144106908 codes for MKLGGLDPPQQSAAAKDAVPAVETKAAPVCRTYLEAPRGALRAATVHPGAYNQHSIKDVCTVPKATASDHLARRTLLEVPVQRVSVQPVPQLRRCRWDVAMV; via the exons ATGAAGCTCGGAGGCCTGGATCCTCCTCAGCAGAGCGCCGCCGCCAAAGACGCGGTCCCGGCGGTCGAGACCAAGGCGGCACCCGTTTGTCGGACATACCTGGAAGCCCCTCGCGGAGCCCTGCGGGCAGCGACAGTGCACCCAGgcgcatacaaccagcattccatCAAAGACGTATGCACG GTGCCAAAGGCCACCGCCTCCGACCATCTGGCAAGGCGGACCCTGCTGGAGGTACCTGTCCAGAGAGTGTCGGTCCAGCCAGTCCCTCAGCTGCGGCGTTGCCGGTGGGACGTGGCCATGGTGTGA